The Toxotes jaculatrix isolate fToxJac2 chromosome 14, fToxJac2.pri, whole genome shotgun sequence genome window below encodes:
- the LOC121193688 gene encoding tissue factor-like encodes MESVKTLFYMGICLSAWIITAADNLEPQVENVRWVSLDFKTVLTWTSKASDYAYTVLYSSDNNDWTESPDCIQVSESECDLSEQLIPYDRTYTADIRLDDDVRDYEGDPDVFPHTLSPPFNPFKQTNISAAEFTVEAVETKVTVNITDPLTGIHQRGKQLSIRDVFKNDLKYKISYHKSGSTGKRDIITDSSLAEVSGLDAGESYCFMVAAYIPSRARAAQLGAWSEQQCTDGHKNVLQELSLGAWVGAVFILLTVLIIIITVTVLCCRCCQQRNKSLQTSQSSAPV; translated from the exons ATGGAATCTGTGAAAACTCTGTTTTATATGGGAATCTGCCTCTCTGCTTGGATTATCACTGCTGCAG aTAACTTAGAGCCCCAAGTAGAGAATGTTCGCTGGGTGTCTTTGGACTTTAAAACTGTCCTCACCTGGACTTCCAAAGCCTCTGACTACGCATACACTGTCCTGTACTCTag CGATAACAATGACTGGACAGAGAGTCCTGACTGCATCCAAGTTTCAGAGTCCGAGTGTGATCTGAGCGAGCAGCTCATACCCTACGACAG GACCTACACTGCTGACATCCGATTGGATGATGACGTGAGGGACTATGAAGGTGACCCGGATGTGTTTCCTCACACTTTGTCCCCACCCTTCAACCCATTTAAACAAA CTAACATCAGCGCAGCGGAATTCACTGTGGAGGCAGTGGAAACCAAAGTAACTGTCAACATCACGGATCCTCTGACCGGGATCCATCAGCGTGGGAAGCAACTCAGCATCAGAGATGTTTTCAAAAATGACCTCAAGTACAAGATCAGCTACCACAAGTCCGGAAGTACAGGAAAG agagacatCATAACTGACTCCAGTTTGGCAGAGGTATCGGGGTTGGATGCAGGAGAGAGTTACTGCTTCATGGTAGCGGCTTACATCCCCTCCAGAGCCAGAGCCGCTCAGCTGGGAGCCTGGAGTGAACAGCAGTGTACAGATGGACACAAAAATGTCCTGCAAG agctgagtctTGGAGCGTGGGTAGGTGCAGTCTTCATCCTGCTCACggtcctcatcatcatcatcacagtgaCGGTCCTCTGCTGCAGATGCTGCCAACAAAGAAACAAGAGCCTCCAAACGTCTCAGTCATCTGCACCTGTTTAG